The sequence below is a genomic window from Gossypium hirsutum isolate 1008001.06 chromosome A11, Gossypium_hirsutum_v2.1, whole genome shotgun sequence.
AATACTCCAAATTCACTTTATAATAATTACGTAATATTCTACTCTTATTTATCTCACTTTCACCTGGAGGGCTCACCGTTAAATTTTCTGTCttcatttctttttataaatttgtaataaCAAAAGACAACTTTATCCCATTGAGGACtgctacaataaaaaaaatattcttgtACTAAAACATttggcataatttttttttatttttttcaaaactaaaCATAATTTTACGAgggaaaacatgatttttttttatttattttttaggttgAATCATGCAACAAAGCAAAAGCTTAGGGTGAGGGCAATATAGGTGTTTTTTGATTGGAGAAATATTTGTTCTGCTTATTAAAGAAAAGCAATGGGTGGCCAAGGTGGTTTACTGCTAACTTCTAGCCCCCTTAATTTATAACTAATTTatccaaaataataaagaaaaaaaaaaaaaagaaagagaggatTGTTGTAGAAAGATTTAGGCTATCAAAACCAATGTCTTTTTCCGGGTAAAAGAATAGCTACAGAGGAGGGGGGAGTTGAGCAAAGCCAAACAGAATAATAAAGCGAGAAACTGAGACTCATACTCAAGGTTGTATGAATGAAGGAATGCTTGAAACAGAAAATGCAATACAaacagaaaaaattaaattgatggtTGGATACAGGGAAACCCTTCACCTTCAACACTCTAATATGTATTAACAGTGTACGTATGTAAAAGGTTGGGTTTAGAAACTTTTTCCCccctttctctctctttctcatTTATATTATCAcctttctttcttccttccttTTTTCCTCTCTCAACGATGTTACAAGTTGGTACAGGTAAGAGTATGATATACATATTACATATACTTGTTATTGAAggctttcaattttatttatttatttatttattaattccgCATTCTCAATAGCAACGGTTTGCTGTTTAGGGCTATCATTATTGAGGAATCTGAAGAGTTTTGGTTGTGAAAAAGTGACAGTTATTATAGCATTAGAAAAACAACggatagaagaagaagaaacaaaaaaagagGATGCATAAGTACCGCACGAGTTTTGAGGAAGCTTTGGCATTTGATTGATTTGATCATCTAAAcctattttttatttcctttcgCCATTTTGTTATATTTGGCTTCTGTGGTGGTTGATTTTGTATTGGTCTTCCATTTATCCTTTTTCGTCAATCTTTATCTCCCTGGTTTACTTGGCCTATGTCTCAACAAAGAGAATTTCAAATGGTGGGTGGGAACAATCCAGCGCAGTTCAATGACACAACTTTTACGAAAATCTTTATTGGTGGATTGGCGTGGGAAACTCAAAGAGATACCATAAGGCGTTATTTTGAGCAATTTGGAGAGATTCTTGAGGCTGTTGTGATCACAGATAAGACTAATGGGAGATCCAAGGGTTATGGATTTGTAAGTTATTAAtcccttttataaaaaaaaaaaaatgccttgtttgtttcttttgttatCGATGCTATGACAATATCAAATGAATCCTTTTTTTACATATTGGTTTGTAGGTTACGTTTAAGGATCCAGAGGCAGCTATGAGAGCATGCCAAACCCTGCATCTATCATTGATGGAAAGCGGGCAAACTGCAATCTTGCTTCCTTGGGTGCTCAAAAGACTCCTCCAATGATTTCTCAACAaggttttcttctttctttcttcccttcCCATTGTTTAttaccattaattttttttttctatattggAAATGCATTTGCATCTTGGTTTTGATCTAATGAAATGAAATGTAGGGGCGAGACGGTTTAGACCAGCACCTGGTCCTGGATTGACGGCACCGCCTAGCTATCATGGTTCCTCATCAGCTTATATCCAACAACCTACCTGTCAATATTCAATTCCTTACTCAGCTTATGGGTGAGAGCAAAACTGAAATACTATGACATTTTATTTTGGCCTACAATATTTTAGCACTTTgggttgttttatttattatgtttcaTCACCATCATTCTATATTTGTTTACTTACAGGTACAACGGATTTTCACAAGAAGGCATTTATCCTTTGGTTAGTATCTACAAAATATAGTACCTCAGTTCCTTTGGAATTGTCTTAGCtgaatttaatgttgttttgCAGAACTATTATAGTCTCTATGGAGGTCAACAGATTTCACCTTACTACACTTCTGGGGCATCAATAACACCAGGGatgtttcataattttttccCACTTTATGCACAAAATAATCAAGCTCATGGTTTTGGAGTTCAATATCCGCAAATCGTACAATACCCGTATTTGCCTCAACAATATAGCTCAATGATAAACCTGTCACTTCCATCTTCAATGCCAATGGCAGCAACTACCACAGGTGATTgttttataaaatgttcaaatacATTCATATAGTATAGAACTAGTTAATCTCGTGTTGTCTAAGTGCCTATTGCTAAGGTAAGTTGAATGCAAAATGCAATGAGTGTTGATACAGAAACTGTAGCGACGGCGGCAACGACATCAACACCGCCATCAACAACAACAACGCCACCTACAGCAATAGGGGTAGTGGGAATGTGATCAAGCCATTCACAAGCTATTGAAAACAAACAAACGTCCACAGCAACAATGAATATACCACCACCACCTACAGCATCAAAGACAACAACAACCAGGGTAATGGGAAAAAGGCTAGGTCCCTCACAAGCTTCCCAAACACCTACTGAAAAGAAACCATCATGTTAATCATAACTGAAGATAATCAAGACCTTTGAGGTATGTGGTGTCTTTTATAAGATAATTAATCAAGATCTTTTGAAAGGGACTTAAGCAAAAAGGAAACATTTAGCATAACAAGAGGCATAACTGAAGAAATTCCAGAAAGGGATTTGTTTAGTCAAGGAACATGCATCTAAACCTCACTATTCATCACTTTTAGACatcaaaattcatcataaatgtTTCGTCTGGGAGAATAGGGAGTCTTCTGATTACTTTGTTTGCCTTTAACAGAAGAAATCATATTCATCCTTGAATTTGCATATGATGGAAACTAAATGTTGGCCTTGGATTaaccttaagacactaattaatagAATGATTTTGTCTCGGTTGCAAAGAGCATCCAATGGCTGTATCTTTGAACCCCAATTTAATTTATGGGTCAAAGAATGTAACAtgtaacttttcttttctttttgcattatttatatacttttcaGAGATAGGATAATACTATGGTATTTAACAAATAATCAGTTATTTTGTATTTCATCACTTTTTTTGTGAATTACTATAACAGGGTAAAGCCTGAATAAAGCTTAAATAATAGTGGCGGAGCCACTAAGAGACCTAGGGGGCCAtggcccccctaaaatgatagattttcaatttagattctttataatttataaaattttaaatttataatgataaaattacactttgacctcaaaatgataaaaaattgatttaacttttttaaaaattataaagatatagagccaaaaaaaattttctagctcCGCCATTGCCGAACAACTAACATGACTAACACGACTTAAAATCAGGCCACACCTAGAACAATGAACGCCCTTAATCATCAAGTCATCACATGAGTTGATTATATTTCATCTTTTTACTTTTAGTACATTCTCTTTGTTTTATGGATCAAATATGTTGTTTTTCCGTTGGGGTTGACACCATATCGTTGGAATGGAATCCAAGGGATGGGGATCTCTTGTTTAATGGGTCATGTTTTGAGCCGAAGCTTGCATGCCGATTGTATCATTCTATACAAACCATTTCATTGGAAGAGATTATAATATTTGGAACTAATTTATTCACTACAGCAAAATTGACTTTTAGCGACATTTTTTTAGTCCTTTAACGGCGCTTTTAAGTGCCACTAAAACTATTCGCGGCGTTTTTTGTAAGCGCTGCAAAAAACGCAGCTATAGATGGCGCCGCTAAATTTTGCGGCATTTATttggaaaaaacgccgctaaaggtcaggacctttagcggcgcttttcccgcaaacgccgctaaaggtcataaaaattaaaaaaaattataaaatattgtaaaagtcctgaaaaatataaaaaaaaaattaaaattcattatcaaaatattgaaaaGAATAATAATCTATGATATAAATACATCCCGCCAAACAAAATACCGCACTTATCATACTACACCAGAAATCTAACAAAATACAAATAGAACAAAATAATGATAGAATGCACACTTTAAGATAAGCAGTTAGCTTAAACAAGTCACTATGCATGAATTCAGCTAATCCTAGACTATGCATCCACCAAAAACTCAAAcctgagaaaaaagaaaaagaagttaatgaatgacacatataacatcaaattaataataaaatatgcaattaaCAAGTCAATATTAACGCCACATATAACATCAAATTGCACAACTTAATATGCTCAATACATTAGCAGAAATAACATCACATTGAACAATGAATTTAACACATTCAAATAGATCAATTTTAAGCTCACTAATGGTTAATTTAGCATGTGAACAGCATATAAATGTTTGCATTTATAGCATGGTTTAGTCAACTTCAAGCAGGGAATTAAATGCTAGAAATTTCCAGCATTCAAATCATATATAGACAACATTAATATGACATTTTCGAGCACTTTAAAGACACATTTGGAAAATTTGAAGAACCATTAATCATGTTATTAATCATATATGCAAGAATTAGAATTTGTTTCGACAAAAGTACCATTTAGAATTATACTTTTGAATCATCTTTTGCATCAAGTGAATTATATGCCCATTTACATGCAGAATTTACATGCATCAACAACATTAATGATATACCTCATTACATGCAGAATTTACAGTATTTAAGCTCCTTAGAATTATACTTTTGAATCATCTTTTGCATCAAGTGAATTATATGCCCATTTAGAATTTAATGCCAGAAAATGAAACAATGTACCATTTAGAATTATACTTTTGAATCATCTTTTGCATCAAGTGAATTATATGAATAAACACTGCCGTCATCAACAACATTAATGATATACCTCATTACATGCAGAATTTACAGTATTTAAGCTCCTTAGAATTATACTTTTGAATCATCTTTTGCATCAAGTGAATTATATGCCCATTTAGAATTTAATGCCAGAAAATGAAACAATGTACCATTTAGAATTATACTTTTGAATCATCTTTTGCATCAAGTGGattatatgaattatgattacCACATCCACAATGTTTGGAATGGAAACGGATTCTAAACATATCAATGTTGGATAGGATTAGATGATACCTTCTCCAGAAAGCAAAGTGCAGATAGACCAGCCGTTTGATTGAAAGAGATGTCCACCGGTATGTCATTCACAGTGCATTTCACTATTTTAACCTGAAATCAAATTCCAAAATAACCGAAATGAGCTCAAGATGATTTTAAGGTATATTTGTTGCTTACGTACATATACTAATATGCAATAAATACCATTTAACTGCACGGGAACAACGACAAAGATGCAGCTGAAAATTTAATATCAGTATAATAGCACAAACAGAAGTTGTTGCCAAGTGCCCAACAGCATATGACTTATGTGGTTTTATTCAATATCAGTTAAGCGCCTAGTCGTTTGCTACCCTAATTTCCGTTATCTACATTACAGGAAcgtcttttaaatttttacacgTGACAGAAAGTTATAAAAGGGTGCTACCTTAATCGATTAGCATTGGGATGCAGTTCCGATGCTATGTCCAATAAAAGCGAAGTTAAGGAAAGAAATAAATCAGATGAAAAACACAATCCTTTAGATGTACTTGATGACAGCTGCGATTATCTAGTTCATACACATGAAACCATATCAAGCTCATAAATGGAATATACTACATAAGTTTTAGATCCAAGGCATGGGGTCATCTCTTACGTTAACTTGCTAACCTATGACGAGCAATCCTACATATCTCATTCTTAAATTTCTCATACCTCTAGGCATCTTTCAAACTTGGCAGCAACTAAACAGCCATGGgacagaaaagaaaaatgataactGCCAAATTCAAGAAAGATGCAAAGTAACAAAGTGGAAGTTAACTATATCTTTAATTGAATTACAAggtatcacaaaaaaaaaagaatagaatcAATCAGAAAGAGTTATACCTGTGCCGAATATATTGAACATCCTGTACTAGAACCTCAGAGTTCTGCTGGTTATCTTGTAAGATACTGCAGATATATCTTGCAAAATTTTCCTCCATATTTTGATGACTAAGAGCAGTCAAATCAATATCTCCATCAGGAAGGAAGGTTTTCAACGGAACTGAGCCAAATGGGAACACCTGAAAAGTGTGTGGGACGGTAAAAGAACTGCAATGGAATGAAAAATGTAAAGGTATATAATTACTGAAACGAACTGACCTTGACCACTCCAatgattattttcttttgaaCCTATATAAGTTACTATGGCTCATACCTTGAATCTTATCAATACCACTTGAGCTCGGCCAAGTGACGGGAGTCAACTGCTTTAACACCCATAAGTTATAGTGGTTATGCATTTCCTTTACCTTTTGCCACGTCTTTATTAGATTTTTATAGGAATTTGCACCTTTCTTCACTTAGATTTGCACTTTTCTATTTACACCTCAAGCCATACAAGGTCATGGTGCCTTTGGAGCAACTTATACATTTATCAGGGCTGATAAAAAGCTTGCACATATGTGTATGCCTTTAATCCAAATGTGCTTCGCAAATGATACTAAAAGGATTGGCTATTAGGTTCTAGAACTGATGCCAAATTGTGTTAAAAGTTAAAGAAACAAATAGCTATATGACTATGCCCAACCAAAAAACAATCTTGAGACGACActacaattttttaaaacattgatGCCTGTGTATATACAAGAGTTCTTAGAAGATGGTCCAATGATTGTCTTGAGCTAACAAGGCATATTTTTCTGGTACAACatgtaaaaagataaataaacaaaaatttcaaaggaatgataaaataatataatttttagttaaCTTCAATTTCGAATTTAATTTATGGATTAACTCTACCTCTTAATAAGGAAAAATTTTCTGAGATTGTGTTAGCAATAATTATATTACTGCTGCAGTTAGCAAGtcagatattttttaaaaaatataacagtttaatgatttttcttcctttttcctgGAAAATTCAGGAACAAGAagcattaaaagaaaataaatattaattagttGTTGTTGCAGCTTTCTTAGATACAAAAGAGGGTTTAATtgaaaaacttttcttttttttttttttgaaatatttatgaaaaatattttagaattttatcaaataatatttaaaaatcataaaacaaactaaagttaatcaaaataatacctaaaattaatataaactatatGATTAAAACAAGAATGTTAAAATCATGATAATATAACCAATTTATTGTAAATTACTTTGATATCAAAGTAATTTACTCAGATAGTGATTATGGTAGACTTGGATGATCGCAAAAGCACTTTTAGATATTTATTCCATATTGGCTTTGCAACATTTTCAAGGTCATCAAAGGAAAAACAAACAATAGCACTCTCAACATTTGAAGTAGAATAAATAGGTGCTTGTCAAACAATTTGGTTAAAgaatattttgaatgaattatctcTTACACAAAAAGATTCAATTACAATTTATGTTGACAGCAAATCTACATTATCTCTTACAAAGAATCTAGTGTTTTACAGCTGAAACAagcatattaatataaaataacattttatttggGAAAAGGTGAAGAATAAAAACGTTCAGCTAGTCAATTGCAAGACGAAAGATTAATTAACAGATATTTTTACAAATTCACTGAAGACAAACATATTCcacaaacttaaaagaaaaacatataatGAAAAAGCTGGATTTTAGGGGAAGTGTTAAAAGTCAAATCCACTTCAAGGTCGGCTAATCATAGAGATAAGTTGATAAGTTGGCTTGCTAGGTGGAAAGTtataaatggttttaaattgacAATGCATGGATAGAAACAATGTGGCAAGAACCTAAGCAAGGTGGTAGCTTGCTGAAAGTATGGCAGCAACAAGAACGGAAAAAGATACTTACCTTTTTCTGCATATACTCTATTTCAGCAAACAACAGCTCATTCTGGTAGAGTTTAGAGGGGAATAAATTAAAGGAGAAGGAAAATTTGTCAgtagcaataataataattattaatcatCTTAAAGGGACtctttttaattacataaattattatgAGATACCTTTTTGGAACGGATTCTGCTAATTCCTTTTTCTAAACGACTCTCCAAGCTCATAAGTTCTTTCATAGGCAATCCCCCTACGGACTCCCCCAGCATGTGcctgcaaacatatatatatgcatatagcTCTGTCAAACAACAAgggttttgaaataaaattatatatgatgaaaatgaattaaaGCCATGAGGAAGTAACCTGTTTGTATTCTGCAAATTCCGGATTTGATTTCGGAGTTTCTCAGCTTCTTGCTGATAGAACTGAGATTTACATCCGCATGGCATTACCaaagaaattttattaagtaaaccAAGGAGTTAACAAAACCAGGTAGTAAAAAGCTAGTCAAGCAAAGAACTATTTATATTAAAGGTTCACAGCTTCTCTAGAGAAATGTTAAAATTAAGGACttatttgaatgcaaattgaaattaaagggactcgctaaaagaaaacaatgaagaTTAAGTGAGTTAATACCTGAGCATTAACTTCAGCAACTGACCCAGTATTGGAGGAATCAGAAGCCTTTTTGTACCTCTCAATTGTTGCTTTAACACTGCAAAAACATTgtgttaaatatttgaaaaatgtatatacatatatatataactcatgCAAAAGTACACATATAAATCATTCATGAAATGCTAGCATGCGATCATCCAACTCTCTGCCTTTTAAAGTATCAAGTAAATTACTTTGATATCCATGCTCACAAGCAGAGTATATAAATGCTCAGTGCTCCTGCATATGAAAACCCAGCAAAATTTACTCATAACATGGTTTCACAGCCATTGGTATCTCTATTCCTGCTAAACATTAAATGGGTACAACACATACCTAGCAAGAAACAAAACATAGATAAAAAAAGGCTTGACGAGAAACATTAAGCATTGAAACCAAAAGATGTTCCTACAAGGGCATTTGACAGAGCAATCTTTTATGAAGGCACCGATTTCAGAGGCTAGTTTATTATGCTTCAATGTGGAAAACTTTGGAATTGAATTTCCCTAGGTGTAACGTTCACATAAAAGTCTTCACTCCTAAAAAGGCATTTGACAAAGCAAACAATTTCTAGAATTTGTCCAGTTATACAAGGAACACCAACACACAGAAATGAGACCATTTTACAACCCAGGGctaaaaatttgaaggaaaattAAGTTTACCTCAATCCCATAGTAACCTTTGATTAGCCTCTGAAAGTAAGCAATAATATTTTGTCGATTTTGTTCAGAAACCAAAGAAGGTTGAATGATACAAAGTATCTCCTGCGTTCTTTGCTCAGACAACAGCCACCGCCGCGGGATTTCATGGCACTACCACCCCTATCACCACCTCTTCCACCACCTCCTCTTCCTCTCTCTCTTCCACCATCACCTCTGCCCCTAAACCCACCACCACCACGGCCTGAAACATGATTAAACCATTAGGAATGCCATAACGAGAGTCTGTAACTAAAAATGATAGGAAACGTAAGAGACATTGGTTACTTACCTCTTGGAGGTCTCATCGCTGCGAGAGTTTGAAGTAATGAAAGTGAAGAATCAGAAACTAAGTGAAAACAGAAAGTGTGAGGCGATAAAAATGTGTTGAGGCAAATGCTAGGGTTTTGGCGAAAAATGTAAATGGAAAACGACCCCGTTTAAGttaaatttctaattaaatttataaatacttaACGTAAATTTACTTAAACCtaatgatattattttaattttttttataaatatatacatgttattttaatttgatatttattaattttttaaatataaacaagttaaatatttttaattattattatttttctattagtcattgaattatatgtaaattgtggatttagtcattttactttaattttgttatttttagtcattgtaattttgaaattttgaaattgtagtattaattaaatggtagctattaaattcattaagttttgctatttctaaaatctaatgtaACAAACATATTATTCACAAAAAGCCAGTTACGGATTTAATAGTTGTCATTtgtgtcaaaattaaaatttcaaaagtcgaaaagtatagggaccaagaatgatctaattggataACATGAACTCAACCTACAACTTTACGCACAATATCAAGACTAATAGCAGAACTtaaccaaacatatataattgCTATCATTTGAGTGAtcattactaaaattttaaattttgaaaagtacaaaagatAAATTTGATCGATTtgaaaaatacagggactaaaactaatcaaattaagtgtagaggaattaatttgaattgaattatttttaatatatcaaaatatttttagattaagtcttaaaccatttaatatatataaagtatatctattatctcttaaataatttaaactataatcataagtttaatatgttcaaattaagattatctcttttacaattatataagaaatcatttaatatataaattaaaaaatactaattaatctaaaccctaaaccttttaacccctatcccataaacactaaactctAAACCCTTAACCCTTGACCCCAAACACTTGAACCTTAAACTctaaccctaacccctaacccctaaattaTAATCCTtaaacccataattcatcataaacattgAAACAATAgttaactcctaaaccttaaaccctaaaccatatatcttaaaccatagttaactcataaacattaaaccctaaaccatatatcttaaaccataaaccataaactataatgataattaattcgatattttaaattcaatactatctcttttacgattatataagaaaatatttaatatattgtataaccataaattttaataattattgttttaagggttttagattagtgtttatgatttttttggggtttaggggttatatgacttttagcgacgttttgccaaaagcgccgctaatgctctggtttttagcggcgtttttccaaaagcgccgctaatgctttgtTTTTCTATTGCtatgtgttttacaatttttacggcgtttttttgataaaacgccgctaaagccctattttcctgatTGTTTGTCTGCAACCTTATATTAAAATTGTCCAAATGTATAAAATTTAATCGAGAAAAACAATATTTCTCAATCATTATATCATACAAAATTGAATATCATTTAGATAGAGCAATTTTAAACTTAAGATGATTATGTTTTGCAACACTTTACATCACAAGtttttatgtatatttagttaTCATGatcaattatataaatatgtcATGGATTGATAAATGACATAAGTGCAATGAACCACAATAATAACAATATGATATAAACACAACAccttaatatataaaataaataaatgtttttttttaaatacatgaaaatttaacaccaataatttactaaaaatgtgaaatgtacCAACAAGTAGTTGGGTGCAATGGTAAAACACATTGTACTCTCAAGGGGAAAATCTAAGTTTAAACTTTGAACGTAATATTATTGAGAGAACAACTACAAATCCTAAACATGTATCGTAAAACGGACatgcataatatataaaaaaaaatatgaaatgtaagtataaaaaatataatatgttatcTCTTTTCTAATTTaaatcaaatgaaatcaaataaatataattatgttaGTTTATAACGTTGTCCATCCTATTTTTATTACAATACATATATTGAGAGAATCAATGAAATAATTACAAGATTAagacatttcatatttttcttttactgcATGGTTTGAATAAATTAATGGATTATACAATATTGAAACCAATAAAAGAAACTGGtattaaataaagtaaagatataataaatttagtttttgatatttatattttttactttactttaatttttattattattttaactaaatttaattattaatgttttaaaaagagttaaattatttttttaacaaaaatgataattaaaacattaattgttAATAATGTTGGCGTGACAATCCATGTGATAGTTTAGTTTACTTCAtattaatatgatattatttgtcttatatatcaaatcaataaataatttaaaatttatataaattaaaaaactataaaaaaataacatgaagTACACATGAAATGTAAGAGGGCtactaagtttaaaattttaacattttacttagtatttctattaaaaaaatcaatttgactctttttgaaatattgatagtcaaattcaaatttttaaaaaaattaaaagccaaatttagttaaaaaaagaagaagaataaaggTGGAATTAATGAAACATATAAATattctaaatttatcattatatgcctaaattaaaatatgtataacttttaaaataaaacatagttacttattacaactttttttttaaaaataatcaattaaaaatttgaagataatatttttttaactccaCCAATGatttaattatcaatt
It includes:
- the LOC107923693 gene encoding LOW QUALITY PROTEIN: RNA-binding protein 38 (The sequence of the model RefSeq protein was modified relative to this genomic sequence to represent the inferred CDS: inserted 1 base in 1 codon), encoding MSQQREFQMVGGNNPAQFNDTTFTKIFIGGLAWETQRDTIRRYFEQFGEILEAVVITDKTNGRSKGYGFVTFKDPEAAMRACXNPASIIDGKRANCNLASLGAQKTPPMISQQGARRFRPAPGPGLTAPPSYHGSSSAYIQQPTCQYSIPYSAYGYNGFSQEGIYPLNYYSLYGGQQISPYYTSGASITPGMFHNFFPLYAQNNQAHGFGVQYPQIVQYPYLPQQYSSMINLSLPSSMPMAATTTETVATAATTSTPPSTTTTPPTAIGVVGM
- the LOC107924817 gene encoding agamous-like MADS-box protein AGL21; translation: MGLSVKATIERYKKASDSSNTGSVAEVNAQFYQQEAEKLRNQIRNLQNTNRHMLGESVGGLPMKELMSLESRLEKGISRIRSKKNELLFAEIEYMQKKVFPFGSVPLKTFLPDGDIDLTALSHQNMEENFARYICSILQDNQQNSEVLVQDVQYIRHSYHFSFLSHGCLVAAKFERCLEVKIVKCTVNDIPVDISFNQTAGLSALCFLEKV